In the genome of Quercus robur chromosome 3, dhQueRobu3.1, whole genome shotgun sequence, one region contains:
- the LOC126716857 gene encoding GTP-binding protein SAR1A-like — MVLPNRAQALPFLLLNLLNWYSHFLFQVWPYILVYLVNLCFSYFFNIELGEFYPFKPKVAKVLFLGQDMAYKKSVILKLFDESILGNENMQSQYLTSCVSSIGGIKFNFFDLGEHSIARRVWRDYCAKMDAVVYIVNANTRNRELFLGPREELNALLSDEAFANVPFLIFGITAAKPSSFPIAELRSLLDLNNITTGNGRVDLADANARPLEVFVAESYNRRQYLEGFELLSKYIK, encoded by the exons atgGTTTTGCCCAACAGAGCTCAAGCTTTGCCCTTTCTTTTATTGAATTTGCTGAATTGGTACTCTCATTTCCTCTTTCAAGTCTGGCCTTATATTTTAGTGTACTTGGTGAATCTATGTTTCTCTTATTTCTTCAACATTGAG CTAGGCGAATTTTATCCCTTCAAACCAAAGGTGGCCAAAGTCCTGTTCTTAGGCCAGGATATGGCCTATAAAAAGTCAGTGATTTTGAAACTCTTTGATGAG AGCATACTTGGGAATGAGAATATGCAATCACAGTATTTGACATCATGTGTGTCTAGTATTGGGGGAATCAAGTTTAACTTCTTTGATTTAGGAGAACATTCCATAGCTCGTAGAGTTTGGAGAGACTACTGTGCCAAG ATGGATGCAGTTGTGTACATTGTGAACGCTAATACCAGGAACAGGGAGCTATTTTTGGGGCCAAGAGAAGAGCTGAACGCTCTACTTTCTGATGAGGCCTTTGCAAATGTCccatttcttatttttggcATAACAGCTGCTAAACCTTCTTCTTTCCCAATAGCGGAATTGCGTTCCCTCTTGGACCTGAACAACATCACCACAGGGAATGGTAGGGTAGACCTGGCAGACGCAAATGCCCGTCCCCTTGAGGTTTTTGTGGCTGAATCATACAACCGAAGGCAGTATCTGGAAGGTTTCGAGCTGCTTTCTAAGTACATTAAGTAG
- the LOC126716860 gene encoding GTP-binding protein SAR1A-like, whose protein sequence is MILINWVQVLPYVLLYLLNQWFVHVFNIELSTFYPFKPKEANILFLGQDMIYKQSVILSLSDLRQSISRNEMSSNTTRAPYLTSWVSCIGKIKFNFYDLGSHWIARRVWRDYSAKMDAVVYIVNANTKTREQFSGPREELQFSVPSKELNALLSDEAFANVPFLIFFITAEPSSCPEEELCSLLDLTNITTGKGRVDLAVANARPLEVFVAESYNKKQYLDGFKWLSKYIK, encoded by the exons atgaTTTTGATCAATTGGGTTCAAGTCTTGCCTTATGTTTTATTGTATTTGCTGAATCAATGGTTTGTCCATGTCTTCAACATTGag CTGAGCACCTTTTACCCCTTCAAACCAAAGGAAGCCAACATCTTGTTCTTAGGCCAGGATATGATCTACAAACAGTCTGTGATTTTGAGCCTCTCAGATTTg AGGCAGAGCATATCTAGAAATGAGATGTCATCAAATACTACACGAGCGCCGTATTTGACATCATGGGTATCTTGTATTGGGAAAATCAAGTTTAACTTTTATGATTTAGGAAGCCACTGGATAGCTCGTAGAGTTTGGAGAGACTACTCTGCCAAG ATGGATGCAGTTGTGTACATTGTGAATGCTAATACCAAGACCAGAGAGCAATTTTCAGGGCCAAGAGAAGAGCTGCAATTTTCAGTGCCAAGCAAAGAGCTGAACGCTCTACTTTCTGATGAGGCCTTTGCAAATGTcccatttcttatttttttcataactgCTGAACCTTCTTCTTGCCCAGAAGAGGAATTGTGTTCCCTCTTGGACCTGACCAACATCACCACAGGGAAGGGTAGGGTAGACCTGGCAGTCGCAAATGCCCGCCCCCTTGAGGTTTTTGTGGCTGAATCATACAACAAAAAGCAGTATCTGGATGGTTTCAAGTGGCTTTCTAAGTACATTAAGTAG